The following are encoded in a window of Pecten maximus chromosome 17, xPecMax1.1, whole genome shotgun sequence genomic DNA:
- the LOC117315699 gene encoding solute carrier family 23 member 1-like: MENETKICNVDHRYEPLIIKGSVMTEKASILPDGEEETQNEATKDPDVPPLRYNVREHPPFGLSLILAVQNVMLSFGLNLLVSMTIADLACADRNDPIRAKLFCTSVFVVGLTTVVQSALGIRLPILQGVSGAFLAPLMSMKTAGVWTCDTTDNIDLVTMSTNQTVVQNVTMATNQDMVYFRVTQLQGSLMVSGVITEVFLGATGLLGYVVNLVGPITVCVTISSIALSLYQIPITYCSTYLPVALCCALIMILCIMYLSRIFVTIPTMQCDRKKKTDVSESSKSTKLPFFEIFPIFISVILMWAVCGILTLTGVLPDDPSDPAYRARTDTRGDLISLSPWFFFPYPGQFGPIRFNTAVFIGFISSYLASNVESIGDYMIISRATGTFPPPRHAVNRGILTEGIMGVVAGALGAGHATTSYTDNVVIIKLTQVASRSVMILAGIICMLFGVIGKFGAVMASLPDPVMGGVTVVTFGLLLAIGLSSLQRINLSSTRNLAVLGTSLYVGLTTSEWLKLNSDTINTGNASLDQVLRLLLGTQMFVAGLTSIILDNTVKGSRKERGMDDMPSFKPGSGSQIDKHKSVYDVPLVSKLQQKIRIFRHIPFLQPYSPHRQTSDNPT, encoded by the exons ATGGAGAACGAGACAAAGATCTGTAATGTTGATCACAGATACGAACCATTGATCATAAAAGGGAGTGTAATGACAGAGAAAGCATCCATATTACCGGATGGAGAAGAGGAAACTCAGAACGAGGCAACAAAAGACCCGGATGTTCCGCCATTGCGTTACAATGTCAGAGAACACCCGCCATTTGGATTGTCATTAATTCTAGCTGTGCAG AATGTGATGTTATCGTTTGGATTGAACCTTCTCGTTAGTATGACGATCGCGGACCTCGCATGCGCAGACAGGAACGATCCAATCAGAGCCAAGCTTTTCTGTACATCTGTATTTGTGGTAGGACTGACGACGGTAGTGCAGAGCGCTTTGGGAATAAG ACTTCCCATCCTTCAAGGTGTTTCCGGTGCGTTCCTGGCACCCCTTATGTCCATGAAGACGGCCGGAGTATGGACGTGTGACACCACAGACAACATAGATTTAG ttacGATGTCAACTAATCAGACTGTGGTTCAGAATGTTACCATGGCGACAAATCAGGATATGGTTTACTTCCGGGTTACGCAG cTACAAGGAAGTTTGATGGTTTCCGGTGTTATAACGGAAGTGTTCCTTGGCGCGACTGGCCTTCTGGGATACGTGGTGAACCTAGTGGGCCCCATCACAGTTTGTGTAACGATATCGTCGATCGCCCTATCTTTGTACCAGATACCTATAACCTACTGTAGCACGTACCTTCCGGTCGCTCTCTG CTGCGCGCTGATAATGATTCTTTGTATTATGTACCTCTCACGAATATTCGTCACCATACCCACAATGCAATGCGACAGGAAGAAGAAGACCGATGTTTCCGAGTCGTCAAAAAGTACAAAATTACCATTTTTTGAGATATTTCCG ATTTTCATTTCAGTGATACTTATGTGGGCGGTATGTGGGATCCTGACCttgacaggtgtgttacctgATGACCCCAGTGACCCCGCCTATCGTGCCCGGACAGACACGCGCGGAGATCTGATATCCCTGTCACCATGGTTCTTCTTCCCATACCCAG GTCAGTTTGGTCCTATACGATTCAACACAGCGGTCTTCATCGGATTTATCAGTTCATACCTAGCCTCAAACGTAGAGTCCATCGGGGATTACATGATCATCTCCCGGGCCACGGGGACCTTCCCCCCACCCCGTCACGCTGTCAACCGTGGGATACTGACGGAGGGCATCATGGGGGTGGTGGCGGGAGCCCTGGGGGCCGGGCACGCTACTACGTCATATACTGATAACGTCGTTATCATCAAACTCACACAG GTAGCTAGTCGGAGTGTAATGATTTTAGCAGGAATCATTTGCATGCTCTTCGGAGTTATCGGTAAATTCGGCGCTGTGATGGCGTCACTTCCGGATCCGGTGATGGGTGGTGTGACCGTAGTCACCTTCGGCCTTCTGTTAGCCATAGGATTATCTTCGCTACAGAGGATTAATCTATCGTCTACTCGGAATCTCGCAGTACTGGGCACATCGTTATACGTTGGCTTGACCACTTCCGAATGGTTGAAACTCAATAGTGACACCATTAATACGG GTAACGCCTCCCTAGACCAGGTACTCAGACTCCTCCTCGGGACACAGATGTTTGTGGCGGGACTAACCTCCATCATTCTGGACAACACTGTTAAAG GATCAAGGAAGGAGAGAGGTATGGATGATATGCCATCATTCAAACCCGGAAGCGGAAGTCAGATAGATAAACACAAATCAGTGTACGATGTACCATTGGTATCAAAATTACAACAGAAAATCCGGATTTTTCGCCACATTCCGTTTCTTCAACCTTACAGTCCTCACCGACAGACCAGCGATAACCCAACGTGA